One genomic region from Pseudoduganella dura encodes:
- a CDS encoding glycoside hydrolase family 2 protein has protein sequence MSDFDYPRPQLVRDNWQNLNGTWQFAYDDEERHCRPDDNIDWTHEIQVPYAPETKLSGIHDMGFHTVAWYRLEFDMENRGERTILHFGAVDYEAKVWVNDRLVTSHQGGHTSFCVDITDALAEGTRQVIVLRAEDDPHDLAKPRGKQDWQLEPHSIWYPRTTGIWQTVWLEQVPATYLKRVRWTPHFDGFEIGCDILAAGERREKLTVEVKLWHGDVLLADDEYKLMGQEAHRKIAISDPGIDDSRNDLLWSPERPTLLDVELTLRCDGKELETVRSYTALRSVAINRDRFMLNGRPYPLRLVLDQGYWPDSGITAPNDEALKRDVELAKLMGFNGVRKHQKIEDPRYLYWADKLGLMVWEEMPSAYSFSPKSMTRLIKEWQEAIERDYSHPCVIVWVPFNESWGVPNLTSMQAHRNAVEALYHMTRMMDSTRPVIGNDGWEASATDILGIHDYDSDPQRIKARYEVSDPARTLFDQRRPGGRILTLDGFPHRGQPIVLTEFGGIAFDTKAPDIDTWGYSRANTAESFYEHYTALLKVVNETQMFSGFCYTQFADTYQEANGLLNADRTPKIPFEKISAATRSVQLVAQDPPEPV, from the coding sequence ATGAGTGATTTCGACTATCCGCGACCGCAGCTGGTACGCGACAACTGGCAGAACCTGAACGGCACGTGGCAGTTCGCCTATGACGATGAAGAACGTCACTGCCGTCCCGACGACAACATCGACTGGACGCACGAGATCCAGGTGCCGTATGCACCGGAAACGAAACTGTCCGGCATCCACGACATGGGTTTCCATACCGTAGCCTGGTACCGGCTCGAGTTCGACATGGAAAACCGTGGCGAACGTACGATCCTGCACTTCGGCGCCGTCGACTACGAGGCCAAGGTCTGGGTCAACGACCGCCTCGTGACCTCGCACCAGGGCGGGCATACGTCGTTCTGCGTGGACATCACCGACGCATTGGCCGAAGGCACGCGCCAGGTGATCGTGCTGCGCGCGGAAGACGATCCGCACGACCTGGCCAAGCCGCGCGGCAAGCAGGACTGGCAACTGGAACCGCACTCGATCTGGTATCCGCGCACCACCGGCATCTGGCAGACCGTGTGGCTGGAACAGGTCCCGGCCACGTACCTGAAGCGGGTGCGCTGGACGCCGCACTTCGACGGCTTCGAGATCGGCTGCGACATCCTGGCGGCCGGCGAGCGCCGCGAGAAACTGACGGTGGAAGTGAAGCTGTGGCACGGCGACGTGCTGCTGGCCGACGACGAATACAAGCTGATGGGCCAGGAAGCGCATCGCAAGATCGCCATCTCAGACCCCGGCATCGACGATTCGCGCAACGACCTGCTGTGGAGCCCGGAACGGCCCACGCTGCTCGATGTGGAACTCACGCTGCGGTGCGACGGCAAAGAGCTGGAAACGGTACGATCCTATACGGCACTGCGTTCCGTGGCCATCAACCGGGACCGGTTCATGCTCAATGGAAGGCCTTACCCGCTGCGCCTGGTGCTGGACCAGGGTTACTGGCCGGACAGCGGCATCACGGCACCGAACGACGAAGCGCTCAAGCGCGACGTGGAACTGGCCAAGCTGATGGGCTTCAACGGTGTGCGCAAGCACCAGAAGATCGAAGATCCGCGCTATCTTTACTGGGCGGACAAGCTGGGACTGATGGTGTGGGAAGAAATGCCTTCCGCCTATTCGTTCAGCCCGAAATCGATGACGCGCCTGATCAAGGAATGGCAGGAAGCCATCGAGCGCGACTACAGTCACCCGTGCGTGATCGTGTGGGTGCCGTTCAATGAATCGTGGGGTGTGCCGAACCTGACGTCGATGCAGGCACATCGGAACGCCGTGGAAGCGCTGTATCACATGACGCGCATGATGGACTCGACGCGCCCCGTGATCGGCAACGATGGCTGGGAAGCTTCGGCGACCGACATACTCGGCATCCACGATTACGACAGCGATCCGCAGCGCATCAAGGCGCGCTACGAGGTGAGCGACCCGGCCCGCACGCTGTTCGATCAGCGTCGCCCCGGCGGCCGTATCCTGACGCTCGACGGCTTCCCGCACCGCGGCCAGCCGATCGTGCTGACGGAATTCGGCGGCATCGCCTTCGATACGAAAGCGCCCGACATCGACACGTGGGGTTATTCGCGGGCGAACACGGCCGAATCCTTCTACGAGCACTACACCGCTCTGCTGAAGGTGGTGAACGAGACGCAAATGTTTTCCGGCTTCTGCTATACGCAGTTCGCCGACACGTACCAGGAAGCGAACGGCCTGCTGAACGCTGACCGCACGCCGAAGATCCCGTTCGAGAAGATCAGCGCCGCTACCCGCAGCGTCCAGCTCGTCGCGCAGGATCCGCCTGAACCGGTCTAG